TCTGCATAATGAGCCACACTTCTACCTTGATTGCCTTGCCATACTTCTTGTGATTGTGCCAGAATCTCTGATTTTTCCCTTTCCATTCTATGTAACCGTTCTTCCAATTCTTCTAACTCCGCCTGTTTTCGATTGACACGTATCAGCTTATCAAGATAACTACCCCGCTCTTTTCTAAGTTGCTTGAGCGTCTCATAGATTTGTTCACTTTTGGCATCCATCTCTTAACGTACCTCCATCTGTAGTTTTTGACCCACTTCCTGGTCTTTTGCGGCATAGGCTTCTCCCACTTGTTTGATTCGAATCGCATCTTCCTGCACAATGTCTTTAAAAGACTCTACGCTCTCTAATAAAGTGATGAGTGTTTCACGACAATTTGATATTGAATGACTTTGCGTGTACGACATATTATTATTTTTCATCGGATAATAATCTAATTGCTGAACACTATCGCCCAAATTCGCGGCATGGTTCATCATAACATCTCTATTTACCTTGATTTCTGACAACTGGTATCTCCTCTTCTCTTTTGAGTGATAATTACTTATTATACAGGAACATGGAGATATTGTCAGGTAAAATTTTGAAACCCATAAAAAAGCCATTAAAATAGTCACCAACATTAGTTAGTTCATACTTTAATGACTTTTTATTATCATTTATAATTCCTCGTAAACGCCAATCTTCTTGAACTTCTCATATCGCTGATCCGCCAATTGTTCGCCGTCAAGGGCAGACAATGCGTTCAAGCCTTTACGAATAACGGTTGAGATTAAAGCGGCTTGTTCTTCGGTATTGCGATGTGCTCCACCACGAATTTCTGGAATAATTCCGTCTGTGATGCCCAAATCAAAGAGATCAGCAGCGGTTATTTTCATGGATTCGGCAGCTTGTTTGGCAAGTCCTGCGTCTTTCCACAAAATTGCCGCAGCGCCTTCTGGTGAAATAACGGAGAATACCGCATTTTCAAGCATATAGATCTGGTTTCCGACGCCAAGCCCTAGAGCTCCACCACTTCCACCTTCACCGATAACAACTGAAATAATTGGTACTGTCATGTCACTCATTTCATAGAGATTGCGCGCGATTGCTTCACTTTGTCCGCGTT
The sequence above is drawn from the Listeria weihenstephanensis genome and encodes:
- a CDS encoding DUF3130 family protein translates to MSEIKVNRDVMMNHAANLGDSVQQLDYYPMKNNNMSYTQSHSISNCRETLITLLESVESFKDIVQEDAIRIKQVGEAYAAKDQEVGQKLQMEVR